One Telluria mixta DNA window includes the following coding sequences:
- a CDS encoding NmrA family NAD(P)-binding protein, with protein MTTSLPYAVFGVTGRTGAAAADALLRAGQSVRVVVRNPAQGCQWAERGAAIAVADLTDPVSMTTALSGVRGAWVVSPQQYGREDLFEHADLIAATTAQAAAAARVPRLVALSSVGADRETGTGWIGMNRMFEQRLGESGVPAAFLRAAYFMENWTPMVGHAVRSGTLPTFLAPPQRAMPMVATADVGRAAAALLQEAWTGHRIVTLAGPADYAPNDVAASVAATLGKPVDVAVLPEAQWPDALADAGFSTAALAGFIEMTRGLNGPHIDIGSDPAAVAWAGTTPLEKVIAGLATR; from the coding sequence ATGACTACTTCCCTTCCCTACGCCGTGTTCGGCGTCACCGGCCGCACCGGCGCCGCCGCGGCCGATGCACTGTTGCGTGCCGGCCAGTCTGTCCGCGTCGTCGTGCGCAACCCGGCGCAAGGCTGCCAGTGGGCCGAACGCGGTGCGGCGATTGCGGTCGCCGACCTGACGGATCCGGTCTCGATGACCACGGCGCTCAGTGGCGTCCGGGGCGCCTGGGTCGTCAGTCCTCAACAGTACGGCCGCGAGGACCTGTTCGAGCACGCCGACCTGATTGCCGCCACCACGGCGCAGGCGGCTGCCGCGGCGCGCGTGCCAAGGCTCGTGGCCCTGTCGTCGGTGGGCGCCGACCGCGAGACCGGCACCGGCTGGATCGGCATGAACCGCATGTTCGAGCAGCGCCTGGGAGAATCCGGCGTGCCTGCCGCCTTCCTGCGCGCGGCCTATTTCATGGAGAACTGGACGCCCATGGTCGGACACGCCGTACGCAGCGGCACCCTGCCGACGTTCCTCGCGCCGCCCCAGCGCGCCATGCCGATGGTGGCCACCGCGGACGTCGGCCGCGCCGCAGCCGCCTTGCTGCAGGAAGCATGGACGGGTCACCGCATCGTCACGCTCGCGGGCCCCGCGGACTATGCGCCGAACGATGTCGCCGCCAGCGTTGCGGCCACGCTCGGGAAGCCGGTCGACGTGGCCGTCCTGCCGGAAGCGCAGTGGCCCGACGCGCTGGCCGATGCGGGCTTCTCGACAGCCGCACTGGCCGGCTTCATCGAGATGACGCGGGGCCTCAACGGCCCGCATATCGACATCGGGAGCGATCCGGCCGCCGTCGCATGGGCGGGGACCACGCCGCTGGAAAAGGTCATCGCCGGACTGGCGACGCGCTAG
- a CDS encoding pentapeptide repeat-containing protein yields MSRTTVTLSGEPVDRARIDTLLAADTLLVFEDCDLTGADLSRLNLQDCAFIRCAVAETSFYAANLARTRWQRCRGGHADFESADLVDSKFDACDLNNAGWRRAKLASVAFRGCKLTGARFEEVSQLGLSFEDCLLVGADVRRMSFRKAVLRGLDFADADLSGCDFREAVFEEGCSLREAHIKDTRFDAADLREADLGGLKLSNAKQFAGATISTRQAAELVRGLGLNVA; encoded by the coding sequence ATGTCCCGGACCACTGTGACCCTGAGCGGCGAGCCGGTCGACCGCGCCCGCATCGACACCCTGCTGGCGGCCGACACGCTGCTCGTCTTCGAAGACTGCGACCTCACCGGCGCGGACCTGTCGCGCCTGAACCTGCAGGATTGCGCGTTCATCCGCTGCGCCGTGGCCGAGACGTCGTTCTATGCCGCCAACCTGGCGCGTACGCGCTGGCAGCGCTGCCGTGGCGGCCATGCGGATTTCGAATCGGCCGACCTGGTCGATTCGAAGTTCGACGCCTGCGATTTGAACAATGCCGGATGGCGCCGCGCCAAGCTGGCATCGGTGGCGTTCCGCGGCTGCAAGCTGACGGGCGCGCGCTTCGAGGAAGTGAGCCAGCTGGGGTTGTCGTTCGAAGACTGCCTGCTCGTCGGCGCCGATGTGCGCCGCATGTCGTTCCGCAAGGCTGTGCTGCGCGGGCTGGATTTCGCCGATGCGGATCTGTCGGGCTGCGACTTCCGCGAGGCCGTGTTCGAAGAGGGCTGCAGCCTGCGCGAAGCCCACATCAAGGACACGCGCTTCGACGCGGCCGATTTGCGCGAGGCGGACCTCGGCGGCCTGAAGCTGTCGAATGCGAAGCAGTTTGCCGGGGCGACGATCTCCACGCGGCAGGCGGCGGAGCTGGTGCGGGGGCTGGGGCTGAACGTGGCCTAG
- a CDS encoding STAS domain-containing protein, with the protein MIPQPHAVQLGQLVRDNHSALCAAWLERAGTPSIPAHCARFLQAFAVAVDDPQAGGIEDRAWRGMRDTLDDITRARAGGGSTAAATVAFVFAVKQPLADLLQAHLAAEPVALAATLRTVDAWVDQLGMVALDGFQRSREQIIARQQRELLELSTPVISLWEGVLALPLIGTLDSARAQVVMESLLDRIAATHVHTAIIDITGVPTVDTMVAQHLMKTIAAARLMGADCILSGIRPQIAQTIVHLGVDLAGVVTKATLADAFLHATRAAAD; encoded by the coding sequence ATGATTCCCCAACCCCATGCCGTCCAGCTCGGCCAGCTGGTGCGCGACAACCATTCGGCGTTGTGCGCCGCCTGGCTGGAGCGCGCCGGTACGCCGTCGATCCCGGCGCACTGCGCACGCTTCCTGCAGGCGTTCGCCGTGGCCGTCGATGACCCGCAGGCCGGCGGCATCGAAGACCGCGCCTGGCGCGGCATGCGCGACACGCTCGACGACATCACCAGGGCGCGTGCCGGCGGCGGCTCGACGGCGGCTGCGACCGTGGCTTTCGTGTTCGCGGTCAAGCAGCCGCTGGCGGATCTGCTGCAGGCCCACCTTGCGGCCGAACCCGTCGCGCTGGCCGCAACCCTGCGGACCGTCGACGCCTGGGTGGACCAGCTGGGCATGGTCGCACTCGACGGCTTCCAGCGCAGCCGCGAGCAGATCATCGCGCGCCAGCAGCGGGAATTGCTGGAGCTGTCGACGCCGGTCATCAGCCTGTGGGAGGGCGTGCTGGCCCTGCCCCTGATCGGCACGCTCGACAGCGCCCGCGCGCAAGTGGTAATGGAAAGCCTGCTCGACCGGATCGCCGCGACCCATGTCCATACCGCCATCATCGACATCACGGGTGTTCCCACGGTGGACACGATGGTCGCGCAACACCTGATGAAGACCATCGCGGCGGCCCGCCTGATGGGGGCCGATTGCATCCTCAGCGGCATCCGGCCGCAGATCGCCCAGACCATCGTGCATCTCGGCGTGGACCTCGCCGGCGTCGTCACGAAAGCGACGCTGGCCGATGCGTTTCTCCACGCGACCAGGGCGGCGGCCGACTGA